A stretch of the Nematostella vectensis chromosome 1, jaNemVect1.1, whole genome shotgun sequence genome encodes the following:
- the LOC125561222 gene encoding uncharacterized protein LOC125561222, giving the protein MATEIITFNSIDENSNVPQNVSKQLLKESKMTRTFTSIDSDGNETREVQEFISSDGGKEGISIDLNGVDEDTGVRRLSTSSLVSDGTPTESNAKHKDTPRPKEDWYKETQSNLAEELDDTRQRSRSTEDLLSDSRKYCSSSSISSSTYSSPYRSQLSERSSYLHDDEARKRAIQQLLDSTKKFSSKASRSTTSFSSKYHLDSLVSDVMYRDLHRPYSERATSPISDRGYSTPRYSSRYSVGSYERPLSPRTISEPRASPISPTLGDSYMSSYRPPVDSDVNDVDSLARHSIYTRNYLSHNGEVLKDEENSHEEFFDRPRSPLGPTPEIDRLSKYSSTYGRMYGPNGRSDYIREISTSSSLLEAERARIERKASGMSALRSKIAALSKSVEELSKYRDRSSHLRSYVSEHEGRPSVEVKKDLPKVDRYEIRSKRLEPRQFELEGEVYDKPDPTIPTRIRSSEPISSPVSIDPVASAPPERVTSDIHVTSPTKTSYHVTMEKTVGDEPVKLGSLSVTEYQRAADLGIYIPEQVTLDKNRSYWVDALTAEDVDRLQKIGNWGWWKANTVEGDGTLLGIHPSEKHTGVMLATYDTGTKPQKYIWIGKEDGQESEPEDTDNHTLTRTDSNMFVDRANDGRVQLLIRVKAKDSSEPRFITVRPGPVEKAIIVRNKSLSELPSYAKYHVTNITSSEGIELKDGFIKVRLEEMTPEFREAWGNIVGVTPKEIMDQDATIDIPVSTTQTTPEPIYARPYKKRKSAQLVRAPTNNGLKEVELIAKVSRDENSRSQSTSSSSWSTTTSSNHSFVQSRGPMRVSIHSVTSKPRSPGSTSASSNHLETSETDLSPLLPPSSPDCSSSGLSSSAFSAHYPSWSPPPSPLRRSQPLDDIPEHEQESGLVTSNWEPLPLSEGSAFEAVTPAKTAETKKSKEGSKWFSKKSKETKNGSKKESKKESKRDSKKGHDQIDAVDVQLQDTPKNGLVSDVVETKKNSKKEKFKKKPLKSKSAENLVEAQRTDLTIVQSPYTEWVWSQDAKLVPNLYNAPKHNTNGNKSKKKSKKDKKSMKKASKHRKETGDPPMLRAKIRGIGSPVSGSFQRTISESGIDNLREEVDWNQKSYAMSQKTMSEFSSSMEDLTHDNFILRKRPDSSEMRSVTVNHAKATRVLSQP; this is encoded by the exons ATGGCGACAGAAATAATAACATTTAACAGTATCGATGAGAATAGCAACGTTCCACAAAACGTAAGCAAACAACTGTTAAAGGAATCCAAAATGACCCGAACTTTTACAAGTATTGACTCGGATGGCAACGAAACGCGTGAGGTACAAGAGTTCATCTCTTCTGACGGCGGCAAGGAAGGGATATCTATTGATCTGAATGGGGTTGATGAGGATACAGGAGTCAGAAGGCTTAGTACAAGCAGTTTAGTATCAGATGGTACGCCCACGGAGAGCAATGCAAAACACAAAGACACGCCTAGACCTAAAGAAGATTGGTACAAGGAAACCCAAAGCAACTTAGCTGAAGAACTAGACGACACAAGGCAGAGGAGTAGATCCACGGAAGACCTTCTGTCGGACAGCAGAAAATACTGCAGTAGTAGCAGCATTAGTAGCAGCACGTACAGTAGCCCTTACCGCAGCCAGCTGTCGGAGAGAAGCAGCTACCTGCATGACGATGAGGCTAGGAAAAGAGCCATACAGCAGTTACTGGACAGCACCAAGAAGTTTTCAAGCAAAGCGTCCAGGAGTACGACTTCATTTTCCAGCAAGTACCATCTCGACAGCCTTGTGAGTGACGTCATGTATAGAGACCTGCATAGGCCTTACTCCGAGCGTGCCACATCGCCGATATCCGACCGAGGATACAGCACTCCCAGATACTCTAGTCGATACTCTGTCGGCTCTTACGAGCGGCCGCTATCTCCTCGAACCATTTCCGAGCCGCGAGCCTCACCCATCTCCCCGACTTTGGGAGATTCCTATATGAGCAGTTACCGCCCCCCTGTTGATAGTGATGTCAACGATGTGGATAGCCTTGCCCGCCACTCAATCTACACTCGCAATTACCTCTCCCACAATGGGGAGGTCCTAAAGGATGAGGAAAACAGCCACGAGGAGTTCTTCGACAGGCCTAGAAGTCCGCTAGGCCCTACACCTGAGATTGACAGGCTCAGCAAGTATTCATCGACGTATGGAAGGATGTATGGGCCGAATGGAAGATCGGACTACATCAGGGAGATTTCAACTAGTAGCAGCTTGTTGGAGGCCGAGAGGGCGCGGATTGAGCGCAAGGCGTCTGGGATGAGCGCTTTAAGGAGCAAGATTGCTGCGTTGAGTAAGAGTGTCGAAGAGTTGAGCAAATACAG GGACCGGAGCTCCCATCTGCGAAGTTATGTGTCAGAGCATGAAGGACGACCTTCTGTGGAGGTCAAGAAAGACTTGCCCAAGGTGGACAGATACGAGATCAGGAGCAAGAGATTAGAACCAAGGCAATTTGAACTGGAAGGAGAAGTCTATGACAAG CCTGACCCCACGATCCCTACCCGGATACGCTCATCCGAACCCATCTCATCACCAGTATCCATTGATCCTGTCGCTTCCGCACCGCCTGAACGCGTGACGTCAGACATTCACGTGACTTCACCAACAAAGACGTCATATCACGTGACGATGGAGAAGACAGTTGGGGATGAGCCTGTGAAATTGGGCAGTCTGAGTGTGACCGAGTATCAGAGGGCTGCGGACCTTGGTATTTATATACCGGAACAGGTAACACTGGACAAGAATAGAAGTTATTGGGTGGATGCTCTGACAGCTGAAGACGTGGACAGGTTACAGAAGATTG GCAACTGGGGATGGTGGAAGGCAAACACGGTCGAGGGTGATGGCACACTTCTAGGAATACATCCTTCGGAAAAGCACACAGGGGTGATGCTGGCTACATACGACACGGGTACAAAACCGCAGAAGTACATATGGATCGGCAAGGAAGATGGACAGGAAAGCGAACCCGAGGACACTGACAATCACACACTTACTAGGACTGACTCCAACATGTTTGTCGATCGGGCGAATGATGGGAGAGTTCAGCTGCTGATCAGGGTTAAGGCAAAAGACTCTAGTGAGCCGAG GTTTATCACTGTACGGCCTGGTCCCGTAGAAAAAGCGATCATTGTCAGGAACAAGTCATTGAGCGAGTTACCGTCGTACGCCAAGTATCACGTGACTAATATTACCTCAAGTGAGGGTATCGAGCTAAAAGACGGATTCATCAAAGTTAGACTCGAGGAAATGACACCAGAATTTAG GGAAGCCTGGGGCAACATTGTTGGAGTGACGCCTAAAGAGATAATG GATCAAGACGCAACAATAGACATTCCAGTGAGCACCACACAAACAACACCAGAACCGATCTACGCACGACCCTACAAGAAAAGGAAGTCAGCTCAGCTTGTCCGGGCGCCGACCAAC AATGGTCTCAAAGAGGTAGAACTCATCGCCAAGGTATCACGCGATGAAAACTCACGTTCCCAGTCCACATCAAGCAGTAGCTGGTCCACAACTACGTCATCCAACCATTCCTTCGTTCAGTCCAGAGGCCCTATGCGAGTGTCAATCCATTCCGTCACTTCCAAACCCCGGTCCCCTGGAAGCACGTCAGCGTCTAGCAATCATCTTGAGACTTCCGAGACTGATCTGTCCCCACTCCTCCCCCCTAGCTCACCCGATTGTTCGTCCTCTGGCTTGTCGTCTTCGGCGTTCTCTGCCCACTACCCCTCATGGtctcctcccccctccccccttaggAGATCCCAGCCACTTGACGACATCCCTGAGCATGAGCAAGAAAGCGGACTGGTCACATCCAACTGGGAACCGCTGCCCCTGAGCGAGGGCTCAGCGTTTGAAGCTGTTACGCCCGCCAAAACAGCG gAAACTAAAAAGTCTAAGGAAGGATCTAAG TGGTTTTCAAAGAAGTCTAAAGAGACCAAGAATGGATCTAAAAAGGAATCCAAGAAGGAGTCTAAAAGGGATTCTAAGAAAGGCCATGACCAAATAGATGCTGTAGATGTCCAGCTACAAGATACACCGAAAAACGGGCTCGTGAGTGACGTGGTGGAGACGAAGAAGAATTCTAAGAAAGAAAAG ttTAAAAAGAAGCCTCTAAAGTCAAAATCGGCTGAGAATCTTGTTGAAGCCCAACGCACTGATTTAACCATAGTCCAGAGCCCGTACACTGAGTGGGTTTGGAGTCAAGACGCGAAACTTGTGCCAAATTTG TATAATGCCCCAAAACACAATACAAACGGGAATAAGAGCAAGAAGAAAAGcaagaaagacaaaaaatcgATGAAAAAGGCAAGCAAGCATCGCAAAGAGACGGGTGATCCGCCGATGCTACGCGCCAAGATCCGCGGTATCGGGAGCCCGGTCAGCGGCAGCTTCCAGAGAACCATAAGCGAGTCAGGCATCGACAACCTGAGGGAAGAGGTAGACTGGAACCAGAAGTCGTATGCTATGTCGCAGAAGACCATGTCAGAGTTTAG tTCATCGATGGAAGATCTTACACACGATAATTTTATCCTGAGAAAGAGACCAGACAGTTCTGAAATGCGGTCTGTGACTGTTAACCACGCGAAGGCGACAAGAGTTTTAAGTCAGCCGTAA